In Zingiber officinale cultivar Zhangliang chromosome 3A, Zo_v1.1, whole genome shotgun sequence, the DNA window CACCTCTAAGGAGCCATCGAGTCTCAAGGCCCGCCGATATCTGGCAGATGCCGAGTCTGCCTCGACCGGCTGTGCTCACCTCAGGGCATCTCCGGTATATCCAGAGATCCGCAGCCTCGCACGTGCTCGCCCAagaccacgcctcgcaaagaatACGCCAGATCGCCTCATCTCATTAAATTATATTATGATATTACTACAGTATAAATAATTACCAAatgacatcatacctaattgcctCGAGATGTTCATTGTCCCCAATTTCAAATTGACCtcgaattccgtacgagaaaacaAACACCGAAATCCACATAAACCCAAAAcgaagtccataacataatcgaaacggacaaatccgtgcaaccaaaataaccgcccagactaatctgtctcgcaactagggctagtataaaatgtccaaaataccaaacgcaggtatcacaccctgctctgatacaaaTGAATTGTATCGGATAAatccgaaaatccaacacacggaaatcaaataaatatcgccaaactttggcactgatacccaataaactgatatcagattattcaaagtatccataacacgaaacaaagatcgtataaatcCGTAACACAAAGTATCGTAACTCGCCTGATATCACTAATTGTCACGCCTGAGGAGACTTTGTCCAAGAAATTTTAAAGATCTCccacggacaatatgaaactttctacatatcacatatacatcaccACAGGCGGAATGAtatcaaaataaaaacaaacaccacgcagctAATAAAGATATTCACCTCTGTCATCACAACCACACgttataatagtaatcaataacaataggactgactcaaaatccaccctactactacactcgtaaagctcaaatccaacgatctcacctcttctgccaggcacgtagtagaatgaaatccaatatcatatcaaaaatccatcaaaaggtatcactccatacaatatccataggaaaaatccaaagacaatactaaaacaaagtctgatatagaaaaaggccaaaataaaacaaataacgaactagtagagaactggctctacgtgcatatggggggccagcgactggaactgctccggacagcctcaacctgaaaatatcaacaatggaggcggggtgagtccaacactcagcaggtacaactgatatgcataataaaataaataacagacaacactaatcatgcgtacagtctcctgaatatgagaaggaataaatgcaactgaaacgaaatcaggagataactgtactaaccggaatcaaggtacaaaggtaacaggtcgtcagaccgaagaaatcataatcctgtatgcatgtcaatcaaatgcatccatacaaatgcagcatataagtgcagcaatcacaacaataaatgcACAATGATATCAGACTGCACTTGACATCACCGCTCCCGAAAGGATCGAGTGGACGGTATCTTTGTCGCGAGTACTCGCcttggccccaaatcataaatggggagctcaatgctctcatctcccagacaCAATGGGAGGAAAATCTCtcacggctaccacgctgagtctcccgaccaacggagccaaacagagtccaccgtctgaccacactgctacactaaatgccaacggagcaaACAGagcgtctgccggctaccacgctgagtcctcagaccaacggagccaaacagcagaaccgccacacacctgcctgatataccactaatccatgagtggtggtggtgtgtgcagtacatgtaactggcgatgggctcaaccatagtggagccgacaatcgcacagcatgcaaacataatgcatgatactaagcatggcaatctcatgaatagcatagcaagatccatacataaataaaaggtgtaccacaagtcaatgtatcagatggaaggtacacaaacagatagggtatcaaataaaccctaagtcctgaacatgatgtatcatagggttgggtcactaccaaaagtatgtatggtcaggtcaataacaacatgcagtgcataataaataaacaaacatcctgtaacagatcatgtagtgaccaaccgaataaaaatgataacacaatcattgctatatgttaaatactttattatgcatatcaaaagacaaaagtcaaagtacccgcctccaatagaaaaataAGATCAGTCCGGTCCAACTcgaacgtcgagatgctcgtctcgagtCACAGTCCTGAAATAAACCATACAGTTTTAGCTAAGTTCTATTATAACTAAATAGCTAAACTGAAATCctatttctaaaataataattaattgattagcTAATCCCTCTTGTTAACATCATAAGTCGGATCTAACTTGAACTTAAGTTAGATCCCACATTTTAACCTTAATTACCTCAATCTAAGTCAATTATCCCATACCATACAACATTAATTTGTTTTTGCTAAATCAGAATACAATTTCCAACCCTTACCTAGTACAATGTCGTCCCTGTGGACACACTGCCAGGAGATACAGATGTGGGACAATGCTAACCAGAAGATTTTGTTGCCACAAATCTATTGTCGGCACTGAATTGGTGCCTCTCGTTCCCTTTTGCCGGCAACCAGTGGACAAAAAGGTCGTCCCGGTGATGAGTCTAGGGCACGGGAGGTGAGACTGAGTACTTGGCAGAACCTGGTGATCAGATGCTGGTGATGCTAAGGCACGAGCGGCGGCGGCACTAAATCAGATCTGGTAGCCAGCGGGGGCTCGCAGTGAGAAGGAAGAGTAGGGCACGATTTCCTGATCAGAAGAGGGGGCGTTCTGCTGGGTGCTCTGCCGTGTATAGGAGGCCGAAGAAGAAAGGAAATCGCGGTCGGCGCTGCTCCGTTCGACAGCAGCAAGATGCGTCTAGGGCAAAGTAGAGAAATCGGCAGAGAGCGGCTCGATGGCGGGCCGACGCTAGGGCAAAGAGGAGAGAAGTTCGGCTCggggaaaagaagaacaagaagaggaagtggccgaggggtttaaggcttcggcgaggaagaaaccgtcgggccggcggttagggcacagagATCGCGCGTGAGGAAGAAGGCTCGGCGCGCGCGAGGAGATGGAAACGAAAGAGAATtcagaaaaagaataaaaagaaaatgaattagaaaaagaaaagaaaatagactTTTCCTCACATAAATGGGTAGCCTTAACAGGCTTTTTCCcgaccccgttttcatccccgttaactcgtccatacgagatccgaaaaattcccggaaaattttcaaaaatttcagaaaattcctttattaatattcgcctatttccggtattttacagttctcctaggaaatatcgaaaagagatgagtatctttttgggtgatGCGCTTAAAGCTGTCCGATCGCCGAAGAACTTACGCTTATGGGAAATCGTGTATAAAAAGGAGTGGCATGGGCGGCGTCATCCTGCATAAGCAATAAAGGCATGGGACAGGTGTCGACCTCCTAGAAGtcgtattaatgatggacgtgataaggaaatcatgataTGAAGCAGGAGTACGAAAACGCTTACCGCACGATTTTCTCGGGAACCGTCGAAGAAGAGTAGCGGGAAAGAAATTCAAATGCAGTAAGGCCAAGgctgagtaagattttaatatgGCTATCCTCACAACACCACTAATAATATATTTCTTGATGACAGATAAAGTCGAAGCTCTTCAAGCAATTCCCGGTCGGGAGAACGCCCCCCAGGTTGGTAGTATATATCCTGGTCGGAAGTTCGACCCCCAGGTCGGCAGTATATATCCTGGTTGGAAGTTCGACCCCCAGGTCGGCAGCATATATCCTAGTCGGGAGAACGACCCCCAAGTCGGCAGCATATATTCTGGTCGGAAGTTCAACCCCCAGGTCGGCAACATATATCCTGGTCGGGAGAACGACCCCCAGGTCGGCAGCATATGTCCTGGTCGGTAgaatgaccttccaggtcggctgttccagactctcgccctggtgcgagttataagtgagctctgctctcacgcccaacgaccgagctgctcggtcggctgtcccagctctcgccccagtgtgagttataagtgagcaaggctctcacgaccaacgaccttcccggtcggctcaACAACTTTCTCCAGCGGTATTTCTTCACGTGCATATGGGCAAGATATAGCCCGACTTATTCTCATGCATCACTGCTTGTTAGTAGGCTGGCGAAGGGTAAGGAGAAAGTGAGGTACGCAAGTTGGTTTTGTTATCTTTGTTAGAAATGATAAAAGAATGCAGGTGTTTCATAACGATAAAGATACAAAGACACGAGAACAAAGGAATACATTCTCAAAACAGAAAATATGTTTCATTTCATTCAAAAAAGGAACATATTACAGCAGCCTCAATTACTACCAGACCCAGACATTGGATGTCCTCTCTCTAAACGAGTTCTTGCCTGAGCTAGCTCTATCTGGACATGGTCAAGGGTGACCCGTAGTTGATCAATGGTGGCACCCTGTAGTCGATTCTCCTCTTTCAGAGAAGACACCTCATCCTCATGCCTCAGCTTCAAGTAGAGGATATGATGGAGTTGAGCGTGAAAGTCTGTCTGCGCTTTCATCTTCAGAGACACTTCCGCCCGAGTCCTGCATTTAGCCGCTAGCCATAGTTCTTCTAGCTCCCTACGAAGGGAGATCTGTAGATCCCGGCTCAAAGTCATGTCATGTAAGGTTTTCTTGGCAAGAGCCAACCGGCGACAGAGAGTAGACAACTCGGGGGATTCCATGAGCAAATTAAGGAGCAGGTACAAAGAGGAAGTGCAGTTAGGAGTAAAGTACCTAAGCCTTTTATAAAGAAGAGGAAGGTGACAGGACTACCTCGGAACCTGAGAAGTCGCTTGGAAACCGGTGTGGCAGTTAAAGACGGACCGTACTCAGAAGTCGAGGAGTCAGCAGAAGCAGGAAGTGAGCCCGGATACCTCACAAGACGGTTGGACATCCTATAGAAATTAGAGGGACGATGGGTCGACAAAGGAGTCAATAGCCAGATCGGGTATTCAGGATactggggtctagtcagtcggactggagcctccttcgactagacttgagggggaggcttgtgatacggtgcatattTTGTGGGGTCGATAGGATGATGTGGTTATGGATCAAGGCCACAAaagggtcagaagtcaagctgacctgGAAGGCagggaggtcaaaggtcaagcctCTTTGGATgatcaatagtcaagctgacgtgGAAGGTCAggagggtcagaagtcaagcctccgtggctggtcaACAGTCAAGTTGACGTGGAAGGtcaagagggtcagaagtcaagcctccgtgacTGGTCAACAGTCAAGCTGACGTGGAAGGTCAGGAGGGTTAGAAGTCAAGCCAACATGGCCGGTCAGTAGTCAGACTGATATGGACAGCAGGGAGGTTAAAAGTCCAGCTTACGTGGCCAAAGTCAAAAGAGAGAATTATAAGACCGAGCCCTGATAGTAAGTAGTAAATGGGCTAGTGGGCCAAGTATAGCTAAGGATGGAAACTACCAGCAGGTCTGCTTacagacccaacgtgcaggtcgggacgtacatgccttggatagcagtAAGCAtatgcgggtcgggaatcagacccagAGTGCAGGccgggacgtacatgccttggataacagcagacagcaGCAGACAGAGGCAGGTCAGGAAGCCGacccagcgtacaggtcgggacgtacatgcatTGGATAATCCGACAGATGAGGGTCAGGaaccagacccagcgtgcaggtcggaacgtacatgccttggataacagtagacagcaGTAGACAGAGGCAGGTCGGGAAGCCGacccagcgtacaggtcggggcgtacatgccttggataatcCGACAGATGAGGGTCAGGaaccagacccagcgtgcaggttgggacgtacatgccttggataacagcagacagcaGCAGACAGAGGCAGGTCGGGACACCTACACCAAGGAGCACAGGTCTGGTTACAGGCCCAGCGTACCGGTCGGGACATACATaccttggataacagcagacagcaCCAGATAGAGGCAGGTCGGGAAGCTGACCCAGCGTACAGGTTGGGACGTACATACTTCAAATGACGCAGACAGAGATGGGTTAGGAGACCAGACACTACATGACAAATATACAAGGAATCGTAATCACCTGTCAGGGAATaatcatcacatgtcagggaatattctaacgaTTGGAGGCTCATACTCCTCTCGATTCCTCCACCAGCCTATAGGAGAAAGCCACGTGTCGACcatcgccagacaaagcctgacacccgacattccctgacattcgtCAGGCTccagaaacatccgttgcagtataaaaagggatgctttgtcccttacgcaggtacgctcactcgtcatttttcACTAGTATTTTACTTCTCGTCATTTTGCTGCGatttctggagaaaaagtacctgacttgagagtcggagggtctgacccagggactttttccctggctTCTGGTTTCTAACGACAGAGGGACTCGTTTGAATGTGTGCAGAGATACAGCGTCAGTGTTCGGGTCATCTCTCTTCGTCGACTGCCCGTGCGAACCTTTCCAGGGGGTACCAGGTGGATTCATTGCttcaacgactctccgtcaactttcTGCACAATAAGatccgccttcatccgactcaacttccggacgggatcagttACCATCCACAACTGGCAAGGTGAGGCCTACAACGCTCATCCGTCGCGCGCGAGCGCAAGAATCACAGTGAACGACTATCCACAGCCATGCGCGAGCGTAAGGTGCCGAGGCCAACCGAAACGAATCACGTCACCGCACCTAAGCGACAACAATCGGACCATGTTTTATGCAGCATTCCCATTAATTGGAGATCGAGATCCTCAGGTACGGTGCGAAGCGAACggaacaaattaaatttattgaaatatttACTTCCTCATTCACATAATTATTATTACGTCACTAAAACGATCGGGTGCAGCGTCATCATTCAAAAAGCCTATACCTACAAAAGAGGATCCCTCTATCTggccttttcttcctcctcctctgcgTCCCACAGGAAATGAGCATACGAACCCAGAACGTAGCTGCAAATTAACAAataaaaattggtatcagagatcaaATGGAGAGCTTGTAACATTAGTACAAGATGGATTTTTTTGGGTGAGGGGAAGGGGAAGAAGGAAATTTGATTATTACCAGTCGTTTGGGGATGCTTTGACAGCCCGCTCGAAGTATGCTTTCGCCCTCTCTACGTCCCTATGAATCTCCCACAGCAGCTCCCCGTAGAGACAGAGCACCTCGCCGTCCCGTGGGCTCGCCAGGATCGCCCGCCCGTAGCATTCCTCCGCAGCTTCCGCATCGCCTTCCACCTGATGCACAAGAGGATATCAGAGGGGAATTATGAAACTTTCTGCCCCCGTTACGAGCAGCGCGATCGAAAAAAGTCGACGAATATTTAATTTGGTGAATTTTCACTCACCTCGTGCAGGAATCGTCCGTAGTTCCTCAAGAGGAGCGGATTGGCAGGATCGATCTGCAGCATCTGCTGGTAATAGTCGGAGATCCTCCTGTTGTCATCCCGATCGCAGCTTTCGCCGTCACGTCCCTTACCTGATCCGCCGGTATTCTTCCCTTTTCCAGTACTCCCACCGTCAGCATACTCCGCCTGCTCCTGCTCCACCAGCGCTCCCTGCGGTCTCATCGGCACCGACGCTCTCAGATCACACCACTTCACCGCCAAATCATCCACACCTTCCTCCTCCACCTTCGCCGCCGGGGTCAGGGCCCTGACGCCGGCACGAGGGGAACAGTTCGATCGGGCAAGAAAGACCTCCGATCTGGAGCGCCGAAGGAGGGGTCCTATCCACGCGCCCTCCGTTTCGAAATGGAGCGCGGAGGTGCACCGTCGCCTGAGGAACGAGTCCCCCGAGCCGGAATGGCGCACTCCGTCCTTCCTCGGCGATGCGAGGAAGGAGCCAGCGCGGACCAGGATCGTGGATTCCATCTCCGATTCCTCGTAAGGCGATTTCTCACTCGATGCGCGGATGAGTCGGTAACTCGGTTGCTTAGCTAGTGATAATCCTTCCTCCAGCGAGGCTTACTTTATATAGGAGTTACCGACGACGACGCCATCAGAGGGGGTGGCTGGCGATTCACGTGACGGCGTCACGGGGGAAGGGAAGGTTGGAGGGGCGACGCGTGTGAAGGCCGCACGTGACGGGGAGAGGGAGAAAGAGACGCAGATGCGGGTAGTAGGCAAGGCGGCGGTGGTCCCCAAGCAGCCGGGAGGGACGGCGGAGGACGAGCCACGTGGGATAGGCTGTTTTCCGGGTCACCGGATGTTATTTGATTTCCACAAATGAAAATAAACCTTGAGTCCTGTGGTTTAGCAAACAGACAATTCCTTTTGCAGAACAGAGAATCGAGGACAGCGGGGTCGTCCACGGTATCGTTGAGACTGGGGGCACAAATGAATGGAattgaataatataaaaatattactatataaatttgaatttaaaaatatataatatttaaatttaatttaaagttcaAAAATATAAATGATTATGAGTTGAACCAAGTTAGAAATGAAATTCGAGTTCGCTGATGTGTTCGACTATTCGAGcagaattatttataatttaaatttaaatttgattcaaaatataaatagataaatagaATTTGGCTCACGGACTActgataaataattaaataaaatattatatatttgaattcATCTTGAATTtgataatattaaatataaattaaatatgttttaaatCAACCTGAAAATTCATGAACAAACTCGATTACTCGTTCTTTAGGATAATTCCATCCGATCCCCATGAATCTAGAAAAACGCACATTGTTTTCTAATTCCTACATTTCATTTGTCTTAGCTCTGTATCTTTATCATTTTGGTGGGCCACCCTCCCAGGATTAATATCATAAGATTTGAATACGTGCTAGGTATACGCGCGTGCAGGATTTCTggtataaataaaatatcatgagTCATTTTAGTCAAAGTAACTTAATTAATCTAGgtgtttcgatttttttttttttttttaaatcttaaatcGTAACCCCCACCGCCCCACACACAcactaactatatatatatatatatatatatatatatatatatatatatatatatatatatatatatatgctgcgCGCCTGCACAGTGCATGACTGTGCACGCGCAGCATATCAATCGGGGTTTTTCTGCTGTAGGATTGATagcgttttttaatttttttattagtttttaaattaaaaaataattaaaaattttttttatgattttatttctagggttcaggctttgattgtagtattaaagattttttttttttagattttaccgaTAGggtttaggttttccaattaggttatagtgtttggtttaaaaaaaatattaaaataaaattaatttaagtatttattgagtattataatatgttaaggggatatattaatatattagaaatttatataaagaaatatgaaaatttttaattattttttaatttaaaaactaataaaaaaaattaaaaaacgtcgattgatatgctgcgcgcgcacagtcgcgcactgtgcaggCACGCAGCATATCaatcctctatatatatatatatataggagtgATCTCCTCCGCACTCGCACAGTCCATGACTGCGCGCGCGCAGGAGATCACTCggttttttttattatgatttttttaatattttaaattaaaaaaattagcatttccttatataaatttctaatacattaatatatcttctcaacatattacaatactaaaaaaaatacttaaatttattatattttaattttttttaaaccaaacactataacctaattgggaagtctgaaccctagaggtaaaatctaaaaaaaaaataccttaaaaattatttttattctaaaaaagcttgaaccctagaaataagattttaaaaaaatgttttaattatttttttaattcaaaattttttaaaaaaaataaaatgagtgatatcctgcgcgcgcggacagtcgcgcactgtgcgggcTCGCAGGATATcaaaatcttttatatatatatatatatagcatcgCGCGggatatcaatattttttttcttttttctttttctttttttttaattttgaattaaaaaaatattcatgaatatattcatggattaaggatttatatataagaaaatattatttttttttaaatttaaaatcgaaATAATAGATATCGTATattattatttgttattattattttttaaaaattttgaattaaaaaaattaattaaaatatttttaagatttcattttagggttcatgcatctcaattgggttataattttcaatctaattttatttaagattttacctctaggtttTAGGCATCCCAATTCGATTACaatgtttagtaaaaagaaaaattaaaaataaaataaatttaaatgctTATGGAATATTATAATGTGTTTAggagatatatttatatattaagaatttatatatagaaatctttattttttaattcaaattataaaaaaaataattagaaaaatgTGATATACTATGCGCGCGTACAGTCGCGCATTGTGTGGCGCGCAGCATATTAccactctatatatatatatatatactatcggttatgctaataaaattttacttctAAAATGTAGGAGTTAGGTTATAgtattaaacaaaaaaaatcgaatcggaatttttttttaagtgtacACTGGATATCCTTAGTAAGGAGTGCACAATGTCAAAACTCTCTCACTCTACATATCAGGTTTTTTTACCTTGCGAAAGACATGCTGCGGATTTCATCCGCAACAcagtatttttctttttttttgttaatttttttagcTTACGAGTATTCCATTTAGAGTgtattt includes these proteins:
- the LOC122053822 gene encoding uncharacterized protein LOC122053822; this translates as MESTILVRAGSFLASPRKDGVRHSGSGDSFLRRRCTSALHFETEGAWIGPLLRRSRSEVFLARSNCSPRAGVRALTPAAKVEEEGVDDLAVKWCDLRASVPMRPQGALVEQEQAEYADGGSTGKGKNTGGSGKGRDGESCDRDDNRRISDYYQQMLQIDPANPLLLRNYGRFLHEVEGDAEAAEECYGRAILASPRDGEVLCLYGELLWEIHRDVERAKAYFERAVKASPNDCYVLGSYAHFLWDAEEEEEKAR